From one Microbacterium aurum genomic stretch:
- a CDS encoding GNAT family N-acetyltransferase — protein MADEVRIVRNDDKHRYEVIVDDTVAGFTEFEADAEGRLVFPHTEIDPAFGGRGLGSTLVGGAMADVAARGETVVPVCPFVVKYLQKHEVPGLEVRWRPRDVETADAAPLEDRLPGDEGVGTMRG, from the coding sequence ATGGCCGACGAGGTCCGCATCGTCCGCAACGACGACAAGCACCGGTACGAGGTGATCGTCGACGACACGGTGGCAGGGTTCACCGAATTCGAGGCGGATGCCGAGGGCAGGCTCGTCTTCCCGCACACCGAGATCGACCCGGCGTTCGGGGGCCGGGGCCTCGGCTCGACCCTCGTCGGCGGAGCGATGGCCGATGTCGCCGCGCGCGGCGAGACGGTCGTGCCGGTGTGCCCGTTCGTCGTGAAGTACCTGCAGAAACACGAGGTCCCGGGCCTGGAGGTCCGGTGGCGCCCGCGCGACGTCGAGACAGCCGACGCCGCACCGCTGGAGGATCGGCTGCCCGGCGACGAGGGCGTCGGGACCATGCGGGGATGA
- a CDS encoding pirin family protein has protein sequence MTRLDAGPETFEAPAVCDGPRALLLEAREVPLGGVRAMEVHRSLPQRELPMVGAWCFLDRFGPQVAKMRVEPHPHIGLQTVTWPFVGEVRHRDALGSDVLVRRGALNLMTSGAGIAHSEYSVGEDAVALDALQLWVALPETRRHGAPAFERHEDLPVVELGDGATATVVVGAFAGATSPAAMYTPIAGVEVRIPAGGRVLLPLEPAWEYALVGVDGAPIVSTPEPVTLADQSLLYLGIRRDEIEVRAERESTLFVLGGEPFEADIVMWWNFVGRTHEEIVAAREDWEAGAPRFGHVVGHGAERIPAPPLPAVRLTQRRRRG, from the coding sequence ATGACGAGACTCGACGCGGGGCCCGAGACTTTCGAGGCGCCGGCCGTCTGCGACGGCCCGCGGGCCTTGCTGCTGGAGGCGCGCGAGGTGCCGCTCGGCGGCGTCCGCGCGATGGAGGTGCACCGTAGCCTCCCCCAGCGGGAGCTGCCGATGGTGGGCGCCTGGTGCTTCCTCGACCGGTTCGGGCCGCAGGTCGCGAAGATGCGGGTCGAGCCGCATCCGCACATCGGCCTGCAGACCGTGACGTGGCCCTTCGTCGGCGAGGTCCGGCACCGCGACGCCCTCGGCAGTGACGTCCTCGTCCGGCGCGGGGCGCTGAACCTCATGACCAGCGGGGCGGGCATCGCGCACTCGGAGTACTCCGTCGGCGAGGATGCCGTGGCGTTGGACGCCCTGCAGCTGTGGGTCGCTCTGCCCGAGACGCGGCGCCACGGGGCGCCCGCCTTCGAGCGGCACGAGGATCTCCCCGTGGTCGAGCTCGGCGACGGCGCCACTGCGACCGTCGTCGTGGGCGCCTTCGCCGGGGCGACCTCACCCGCCGCGATGTACACGCCGATCGCGGGGGTCGAGGTGCGCATCCCCGCTGGAGGGCGGGTGCTTCTGCCGCTGGAACCGGCGTGGGAGTACGCCCTCGTCGGGGTCGACGGCGCACCGATCGTGTCGACCCCTGAACCGGTGACCCTGGCCGACCAGAGCCTGCTGTATCTCGGCATCCGTCGCGATGAGATCGAGGTCCGCGCCGAGCGCGAGAGCACCCTGTTCGTCCTCGGCGGCGAGCCGTTCGAGGCGGACATCGTCATGTGGTGGAACTTCGTCGGCCGCACCCACGAGGAGATCGTCGCCGCGCGCGAGGACTGGGAGGCCGGCGCGCCGCGATTCGGTCACGTGGTCGGTCACGGCGCCGAGCGCATCCCCGCTCCGCCGTTGCCCGCCGTGCGCCTCACGCAGCGCCGGCGGCGGGGCTGA
- a CDS encoding YbdD/YjiX family protein has protein sequence MADSFDLHTDAADPAGSGTVRTRSKEFATRLGAHLTRAARGIRWYMTSLMGDSAYATYVAHQARHHPGAPVPTEREFWRQRMDDQDHNPGARCC, from the coding sequence GTGGCTGACTCCTTCGATCTGCACACCGATGCGGCCGATCCGGCCGGATCCGGGACTGTGCGCACCCGATCGAAGGAGTTCGCCACACGGCTCGGCGCGCACCTCACGCGGGCTGCCCGCGGCATCCGCTGGTACATGACGAGTCTGATGGGCGACAGCGCCTACGCGACGTATGTCGCCCATCAGGCTCGCCACCACCCCGGCGCGCCGGTGCCCACCGAGCGCGAGTTCTGGCGGCAGCGGATGGACGACCAGGACCACAACCCCGGCGCGCGGTGCTGCTGA
- a CDS encoding carbon starvation CstA family protein — MSAPSSRRGSAVADDPEIVTDPSLPPVAVTDEQEREASRWTWPKIVLWVAIALLGGLAWVMLAIVRGETVNAIWFVFAAVCTYLIGYRFYSKVIERYITRPDDRRATPAEVRSDGKDYVPTDRRVLYGHHFAAIAGAGPLVGPVLAAQMGYLPGTIWIIVGVVLAGAVQDYTVLFFSMRRGGRTIGQMARQELGRIGGTAAIIASLLIMLIIVAILALVVVNALGESPWGVFSVAMTIPIALFMGVYLRYLRPGKVTEVSLIGFVLLMFAIVGGGWVAGTEWGQAIFHLDRTTIAVGIIIYGFIAAVLPVWLLLAPRDYLSTFMKIGVIVMLAGAIVLVRPEISVPAVTIFGENGLGPVFAGPLFPFLFVTIACGALSGFHALIASGTTPKLIEKEKQTRFIGYGGMLMESFVAIMALVAAVSIDQGIYFAMNASAAATGGTVEGAVAFVNSLGLTGVHVTPEMLTTTAANVGEESIVSRTGGAPTLALGLAHIMHQFLGGTALMAFWYHFAIMFEALFILTAVDAGTRVARFMLQDSIGAWVPKFRDVTWRPGVWICTAIMVAGWGTILILGVTDPLGGINTFFPLFGIANQLLAAIALAVVMAIVAKRGPSYVKWLWIIAVPMVFTAVITITASAYKIFSPVPAIGYWANNAKYRAAQAAGDGSLGTPEVVNAVIRNTAVQGTLSIIFVVLAIIVIIAASVVTIKAIRAGGGENTEDAPVPSRRYAPAGLIPTKPERELEKQWEPILAEERRELAHRGH, encoded by the coding sequence ATGAGTGCACCTTCATCACGCCGCGGTTCCGCCGTGGCCGACGATCCCGAGATCGTCACCGACCCGTCCCTTCCCCCGGTCGCCGTCACCGACGAGCAGGAGCGCGAGGCCAGCCGCTGGACCTGGCCGAAGATCGTCCTGTGGGTGGCGATCGCGCTGCTCGGCGGCCTCGCGTGGGTCATGCTCGCCATCGTGCGCGGCGAGACCGTCAACGCGATCTGGTTCGTCTTCGCGGCCGTCTGCACCTACCTGATCGGCTACCGGTTCTACTCGAAGGTCATCGAGCGCTACATCACGCGCCCCGACGACCGGCGGGCGACTCCGGCCGAGGTCCGCTCGGACGGCAAGGACTACGTCCCCACCGACCGCCGCGTGCTGTACGGCCACCACTTCGCCGCCATCGCCGGCGCCGGACCGCTTGTCGGCCCCGTCCTCGCGGCGCAGATGGGATACCTCCCCGGCACGATCTGGATCATCGTCGGCGTCGTGCTCGCCGGCGCGGTGCAGGACTACACGGTGCTGTTCTTCTCGATGCGCCGCGGCGGCCGCACGATCGGCCAGATGGCGCGTCAGGAGCTCGGCCGGATCGGCGGCACGGCCGCGATCATCGCGTCGCTGCTCATCATGCTGATCATCGTCGCGATCCTCGCGCTCGTCGTGGTCAACGCCCTGGGTGAGAGCCCGTGGGGTGTGTTCTCGGTCGCGATGACGATCCCGATCGCCCTGTTCATGGGCGTGTACCTGCGTTACCTGCGCCCCGGCAAGGTCACCGAGGTCTCGCTCATCGGCTTCGTCCTGCTGATGTTCGCGATCGTCGGCGGCGGCTGGGTCGCCGGCACCGAATGGGGTCAGGCGATCTTCCACCTCGACCGCACCACGATCGCCGTCGGCATCATCATCTACGGCTTCATCGCCGCGGTGCTGCCGGTGTGGCTGCTGCTCGCCCCCCGCGACTACCTGTCGACGTTCATGAAGATCGGCGTCATCGTCATGCTCGCCGGCGCCATCGTGCTGGTGCGGCCGGAGATCTCCGTGCCCGCCGTCACGATCTTCGGCGAGAACGGCCTGGGCCCGGTGTTCGCCGGACCGCTCTTCCCGTTCCTGTTCGTGACGATCGCCTGCGGCGCTCTGTCGGGCTTCCACGCGCTGATCGCCTCGGGCACCACCCCGAAGCTCATCGAGAAGGAGAAGCAGACCCGCTTCATCGGGTACGGCGGCATGCTCATGGAGTCGTTCGTCGCGATCATGGCGCTCGTCGCGGCCGTGTCGATCGACCAGGGCATCTACTTCGCGATGAACGCCTCGGCCGCCGCGACCGGCGGCACCGTCGAGGGCGCCGTCGCGTTCGTGAACTCGCTGGGCCTGACCGGGGTGCATGTCACCCCCGAGATGCTCACGACCACGGCCGCCAACGTGGGCGAGGAGTCGATCGTCTCGAGAACCGGCGGCGCGCCGACGCTCGCCCTCGGACTCGCGCACATCATGCACCAGTTCCTCGGCGGAACCGCCCTGATGGCGTTCTGGTACCACTTCGCCATCATGTTCGAGGCGCTGTTCATCCTGACCGCGGTGGATGCCGGGACGCGCGTCGCGCGCTTCATGCTGCAGGACTCGATCGGCGCCTGGGTGCCGAAGTTCCGCGACGTGACGTGGCGGCCGGGTGTCTGGATCTGCACCGCCATCATGGTGGCCGGCTGGGGCACGATCCTCATCCTCGGCGTCACCGACCCGCTCGGCGGCATCAACACCTTCTTCCCGCTGTTCGGCATCGCCAACCAGCTGCTCGCCGCGATCGCGCTCGCCGTGGTCATGGCGATCGTGGCCAAGCGCGGTCCGAGCTACGTGAAGTGGCTGTGGATCATCGCCGTGCCGATGGTGTTCACCGCGGTCATCACGATCACGGCATCCGCCTACAAGATCTTCTCGCCGGTCCCGGCGATCGGATACTGGGCGAACAACGCGAAGTACCGCGCCGCGCAGGCGGCCGGCGACGGCTCGCTCGGCACGCCCGAGGTCGTGAACGCCGTCATCCGCAACACCGCGGTGCAGGGCACGCTGTCGATCATCTTCGTGGTGCTCGCGATCATCGTGATCATCGCGGCGTCGGTCGTGACGATCAAGGCGATCCGCGCCGGCGGCGGCGAGAACACCGAGGACGCCCCCGTGCCCTCGCGCCGGTACGCGCCGGCCGGGCTCATCCCGACCAAGCCCGAGCGCGAGCTCGAGAAGCAGTGGGAGCCGATCCTCGCCGAGGAGCGGCGCGAGCTCGCCCACCGCGGGCACTGA
- a CDS encoding sensor histidine kinase, with protein sequence MTDAVVLAAVLGVAGGAGLVILLLLARRLGRGGADLGSDAEQAAHRALHEAGLAAVHLRGGLGADDVGRAARHLRTLLGSAAVALVQDGRVVAADGPVDEAAARRVAARVVETGRRQVLRAGEAAGAGGPGGGGAGAGGAGADEGAGSDAGADAGVPGGGGPGAGGPGAGGPGAGDAAAAPIVVDGALAGVLVAFAAPVRAALVRAVAEVADWCAAQLALGELDASRTALAEAELRALRAQISPHFIYNALTAIASFITTDPARARELVLEFADFTRYSFRRQGEFTTLAEELRSIHSYLELERSRFGDRLAVTLRIAPETLSTVIPFLSVQPIVENAVRHGLEPGERGGGIRIEARDDATHTEITVEDDGVGMDPEQLRALLNTDADGAHVGIRNVDTRLRQLYGPGGGLVVETNTGAGTLVRMRIPKSQPQHALDTSGAGA encoded by the coding sequence GTGACCGATGCCGTCGTCCTCGCCGCCGTGCTCGGCGTCGCGGGCGGCGCCGGCCTCGTCATCCTGCTGCTGCTGGCGCGGCGACTGGGCCGCGGCGGCGCTGACCTCGGCAGCGACGCCGAGCAGGCCGCCCACCGCGCGCTGCACGAGGCGGGTCTGGCCGCGGTGCATCTGCGGGGCGGGCTCGGCGCCGATGACGTCGGCCGGGCGGCGCGGCACCTCCGCACTTTGCTGGGATCGGCCGCCGTCGCCCTCGTGCAGGACGGACGGGTGGTCGCCGCCGACGGTCCGGTGGACGAGGCGGCCGCCCGCCGGGTCGCCGCGCGTGTCGTGGAGACCGGCCGGCGGCAGGTCCTCCGCGCCGGCGAGGCCGCGGGAGCCGGCGGCCCGGGCGGGGGTGGCGCGGGCGCCGGCGGTGCGGGCGCGGACGAGGGCGCGGGTTCCGATGCGGGCGCGGACGCGGGCGTCCCGGGCGGGGGCGGTCCCGGCGCGGGCGGTCCCGGCGCCGGCGGTCCCGGCGCGGGGGATGCCGCGGCCGCCCCGATCGTCGTCGACGGAGCACTCGCGGGCGTCCTCGTCGCCTTCGCCGCCCCGGTGCGCGCCGCCCTCGTCCGCGCGGTGGCCGAGGTCGCCGACTGGTGCGCCGCCCAACTCGCGCTCGGCGAGCTCGACGCGTCGCGCACCGCGCTCGCCGAGGCGGAGCTGCGCGCCCTGCGGGCGCAGATCTCGCCGCACTTCATCTACAACGCGCTCACCGCGATCGCCTCGTTCATCACGACCGACCCGGCCCGCGCCCGCGAGCTGGTGCTCGAGTTCGCCGACTTCACGCGCTACTCCTTCCGCCGCCAGGGCGAGTTCACGACGCTCGCCGAGGAGCTGCGCAGCATCCACTCCTATCTCGAGCTCGAGCGCTCTCGCTTCGGCGATCGCCTCGCCGTGACGCTGCGGATCGCGCCCGAGACGCTGTCGACGGTCATCCCGTTCCTGTCGGTGCAGCCGATCGTCGAGAACGCCGTGCGACATGGGCTCGAGCCCGGGGAGCGCGGCGGCGGCATCCGCATCGAGGCGCGCGACGACGCCACGCACACCGAGATCACGGTCGAGGACGACGGCGTCGGAATGGATCCGGAGCAACTGCGTGCGCTGCTGAACACGGATGCCGACGGCGCGCACGTCGGCATCCGCAATGTCGACACGCGGCTGCGGCAGCTGTACGGCCCCGGCGGCGGCCTCGTCGTGGAGACCAACACCGGAGCGGGGACGCTCGTGCGGATGCGGATCCCGAAGTCGCAGCCGCAGCACGCGCTCGACACGTCGGGAGCCGGCGCATGA
- a CDS encoding ECF transporter S component: MARHTLLSTRVLLVCAAIGVATGIVGGIAGILTPFILASPLAIAYGFVLGAHVLPGIVAQEVLRMPLVAILTHVLAALVATAFNPAWALRFIGTALLFGAIQEGVAALTRYRAWGPWRFFISAVIIGVIVAVAVFFAAHLSAFAPWAQVAYLILSVLGPVAWTALGLGIGASLRRAGVARQTAAR, from the coding sequence GTGGCCCGACACACGCTCCTCTCGACGCGCGTGCTGCTCGTGTGCGCGGCGATCGGGGTCGCGACGGGCATCGTCGGCGGCATCGCCGGCATCCTCACGCCGTTCATCCTCGCCTCGCCGCTGGCCATCGCCTACGGCTTCGTCCTCGGCGCGCACGTGCTGCCCGGCATCGTCGCGCAGGAAGTGCTGCGGATGCCGCTCGTCGCGATCCTGACCCACGTGCTCGCGGCGCTCGTCGCGACGGCGTTCAACCCGGCGTGGGCGCTGCGGTTCATCGGCACGGCGCTGCTGTTCGGCGCGATCCAGGAGGGCGTGGCCGCCCTCACCCGCTACCGCGCCTGGGGGCCGTGGCGCTTCTTCATCTCCGCCGTGATCATCGGCGTCATCGTCGCCGTCGCGGTGTTCTTCGCGGCGCACCTGAGCGCGTTCGCGCCGTGGGCGCAGGTGGCCTACCTCATCCTGTCGGTGCTCGGCCCCGTGGCGTGGACGGCGCTGGGCCTCGGCATCGGCGCCTCGCTGCGGCGAGCGGGCGTCGCCCGGCAGACCGCCGCGCGCTGA